A window of Corallococcus macrosporus DSM 14697 contains these coding sequences:
- a CDS encoding transposase, giving the protein MDETGHTFRARLGTTWAPVGQVRVLKRLSRRREISSVVLLTAPRGRERPKVFARHFVGAVHDKEVIAALRYFHRRLGRPLVIIWDRLQAHRSKAVRAWLQRHSKDVLVEWLPPYAPDLNPEEGCNGVVKEALLNATPPAISDLMRLARREFRALQHRPDVLRSFFEHAGLDV; this is encoded by the coding sequence TTGGATGAGACGGGTCACACGTTTCGGGCCCGCCTGGGCACCACCTGGGCGCCGGTGGGACAAGTCCGAGTCCTCAAGCGTCTGAGCAGGCGCCGAGAGATTTCCAGCGTCGTGCTCCTGACGGCGCCGCGGGGGCGTGAACGCCCCAAGGTGTTCGCCCGCCACTTCGTCGGCGCTGTCCACGACAAGGAAGTCATCGCCGCATTGAGGTACTTCCATCGGCGCCTCGGACGTCCGCTCGTCATCATCTGGGACCGCCTTCAGGCGCACCGTTCCAAGGCGGTCAGGGCCTGGCTGCAACGCCACTCGAAGGACGTCCTCGTCGAGTGGCTGCCCCCGTACGCTCCTGACCTCAACCCAGAGGAGGGCTGCAATGGCGTGGTGAAGGAGGCATTGCTCAACGCAACGCCCCCTGCCATTTCGGACCTCATGCGCCTGGCGCGAAGGGAATTTCGGGCCCTACAGCATCGTCCCGACGTCCTTCGCTCCTTCTTCGAGCACGCTGGGCTGGATGTTTAG